One window of the Burkholderia sp. FERM BP-3421 genome contains the following:
- a CDS encoding YbdD/YjiX family protein, producing the protein MFSDLGGELRSAGRYLGQALRLMVGLPDYDTYVAHMRATHPDRPVMSYEEFFRERQNARYGSGAGKCC; encoded by the coding sequence ATGTTCTCCGATCTCGGCGGTGAACTGCGCAGCGCGGGCCGGTATCTCGGGCAGGCGCTGCGCCTGATGGTGGGCCTGCCCGATTACGACACCTATGTCGCGCATATGCGCGCGACGCATCCCGATCGGCCCGTGATGTCGTACGAGGAATTTTTCCGCGAACGGCAGAATGCGCGGTATGGGTCGGGGGCGGGGAAGTGCTGTTGA